CGCGCATCATGACGTGGCGCGCACCCTAACGGAGTGCACCGGAGGCTGCACGGGCCGCGAGCCGTGGGCATAGTGCGCGGCGACATGCGCTTCGTTCACTGCTCCGACGTGCACATCACCGGCGACTACTTCCGCAGCCCCCTGCGCCTCGGCTGGCGCCGGTGGGTGGCGCTGCTCGAGCTCACGGCGGGCGGCCGCGCGCGCGCCTTCCGCGAGGCGCCCGCCACGCTCGCGGCCATCTCCGGGGCGGCCGAGCGCGAGGGCGCCCACCTCGTCGTCTCCGGCGACCTCACGGCGTACGCGCTCGAGGAGGAGTTCGAGGGCGCCCGGCGCGCCCTGGGCGCCCCGGCCGGGGACCCGCGCCGCTGCACCGTGGTGCCGGGCAACCACGACACCTTCACCCGCGGCAGCGTGCGCTCGCAGCGCTTCCAGCGCCACTTCGGCCACCTGCTGCACAGCGACCTGCCCGAGCACCAGCGCGAGGGCGCCTTCCCCTTCGTGCGCCTGCTGGGCGAGGGCGAGGACCGCGTGGCGGTGGTGGGCCTGTGCAGCGCCCGCCTGCCGCCCATGCCGGGGCTCTCCTACGGGCGCATCGGCGCCGCGCAGCTCGAGGGGCTCTCCGCGCTGCTCGCCGACCCGCGCCTCGAGGGCCGCGCCGTCCTGGTGGTGGTGCACCACGCGCCGCTCACCCGCCTGCAGCGCGCCGACCGCGCCCACCATGGGCTCGTGGACGCCTCCGCCCTGCTCGCCCTGCTGCAGGGCCCCCGCTTCGCCGTGCTCCACGGCCACATCCACCAGCGCTACCACCACCCGGCCACGGCCACCCGCCCCCACCTCTTCGGCGCCGGCTCCTCCACCCAGGCGGGCCACCAGGGCTACTGGGTCATCGAGACGCAGCGCGGCATGGTCCTGGGCGGCAAGTCCGAGGCTCCCGTTCACTAGCACGCAAGGACGAGGACCAGGCGAGCGAGGCCATTTCACGCGGTGTGTACCTTGGCACGCGGGCCCGGTGACCCAAACCTCTCCTCACCGAAACAACCAACCACGCGGGGGACGCAGGGCCGGACCCGCGGACGAGGACCGACAACTATGAAGGCACGCAAGGTGGGAACCCTGGCTGTGGTCGCGGCAACGCTGGGGCTGGCGGGGACCGCGGCGGCGCAGACGACCACGGGCGAGGGCTCGCAGACGACCACGCAGACCACGACCACGACCCAGGGCAGCGACGCCACCACGTACGACACCACGAACCACGCGGGCCCGGACCGCTCCGGCGTCTACGTGCTGCTGGGCGGCGGCATCCAGGGCTACACGGGTGACCTCGGCGATGCGATCTCCGTCGGCCCCGAGGCCGGCGTGTACCTCGGCCTGCAGCCCTTCCCGCTCATCGGCCTCGAGCTCGGCTACACGGGCGGCCTGCACAACTTCAAGACCAACCTGCGTGACGGCCCCGACTTCATCCGCCACGGCGCCCAGGCGGCCGTGACTCTCGGCGCGCCGCTGGGCGCCGTGAAGCCCTACGCGCTGGCCGGCATCGGCGTGGACTTCAGCACCATCCGCTCCACCGCGCTGACCAACAGCAACACCGACACCGGCGGCTTCGTCCCGCTGGGGGCGGGCCTCAACTTCGCCGTGGGCAACTTCGACATCGACGCGCGCTTCACCTACCACGTCCTCTTCGACAAGGCGTCCTTCAACGCCAACCAGGAGACGGGCGGCGGGCGCTACCAGGCGCAGCTGAGCCTGGGCTTCACGCTCTAGTCAGCGCCTGAGTCGAACTGGCCGTGGCGGCCGGCGCCCTGCGCAAAGCGCTGGGCGCCGGGCACCGCCTCGGCCTGCAGCACCTCGGTGCCGCGCACGAACTCCGCGCGCAGCGCCTCCTGCAGCGCGAGCCCCTCGCCCTCGTACGCCGAGAGGCGGTCCGCGCGCAGGCAGGCCTGGGGAAAGGCCGCGAGCTCGCGCGCCAGCTGCTCGGCCGCGCTGCGCCCCTCGCCCCGCGCCACCACCCGGTTCACCAGCCCCATCGCGAGCGCCTCGGGGGCCCCCACGGGCCGCCCGGTGAGGATGAGGTCCAGCGCGCGCGAGAGCCCGATGAGCCGGGGCAGGCGCACCGTGCCCCCGTCGATGAGCGGCACGCCCCAGCGCCGGCAGAACACCCCCAGCACCGCGTCCTCCTCCGCCACCCGCAGGTCGCACCAGAGCGCGAGCTCCAGGCCCCCGGCCACCGCGTGCCCCGAGAGCGCCGCCACCACCGGCTTGCTCAAGAGCATGCGGGAGGGCCCCATGGGGCCGTCGCCCTCGGGAGCGAGGTGCGGCATGCGCCCCCCGGCCACCGCCTTGAGGTCCGCCCCGGCGCAGAAGGTGCCGCCCTCGCCCCAGAGCACGCCCACGCGCGCGTCCGGGTCCGCGTCGAAGGCGCGGAAGGCCTCCGCCAGCGCCTCGGCGGTCGCGCGGTCCACGGCGTTGCGCACCCCGGGCCGCTGCAGGATGACGGTGGTGACGGGGCCGCTCTTCTCGACGCGCACGCTCATCGGAGGCTCCAGGGAGGAGGCCGCAGCCTCGCACAGCGCTCAGCCCAGCGGGGGAAGCCGCGCGAGCAGCGCCCCGAGGTCCGGCTCCAGCAGGTCCGGCTCCGCCGTGCGCAAGAGCTCCTTCGGGTGGGTGCCCCAGGTGAGCGCGTAGGTGCGCAGGCCCGCCGCGCGCCCCGCCCCCATGTCCAGCGTGGTGTCCCCCACCATCCACAAGCCCTGCGTGCCGAGCGCCGCGAGCGCGCGCAGGACGACATCCGGCGCCGGCTTGTGCGCGAAGCCGTCCGTGCCCTGCACGTGGTGCAGCAGGGGCGAGAGCCCCATCGCCTCCACGAAGCGGCGCGCCATGTCGGTGCGCTTCGTGGTGGCCACGGCGAGCAGGTAGCCGCGCTCGCGCAGCGTCGTGAGCGCCTCCACCACGCCGGGGAAGGGGCGCGAGTGGTCCGTGAAGTGGCGCGGGTAGTACTCGCGGTAGTGCGCGCACAGCGCCGCCACGTGCTCCCCGGGCGCGAGCTCGGCGTACATCGCCTCGAGCGGCTCGCCGATGAGCGCGCGCACCTGCTCGGCGCCCGGCGAGGGCAACCCCAGCGCCTCGAAGCCGTGCAGGAAGCTGGAGATGATGTCCGGCAGCGAGTCCACCAGCGTGCCGTCGAGGTCGAAGACGATGCCGCGGGCGGCGCGAGAGGGGAGGGAGGAGTCGGGGCTCAAGGTGCGCGAGACATAACCCGCATCCCGGGCGCCGCGCGCGCTCACAGCCGCCCACCCTGACAAGCTGCGCGCAACGGCGCTACAACCTGAGGGCATGGACGCCGAGCCCTCCGCCGAGCCTTCCCTGGAAGAGCTGCGCCTGCTGCGCACCCTGCACCGCACGGTGGACGACCTGCTCGAGGAGAGCCTCAAGGCGCGCGAGACGCTGGCGCAGACCTTCCGCCGCCTCTTTCCCCCGCTGCTGCAGCTGCTCGGCGCGCGCGCCGTCGCCGTGAGCACCCGCAACGAGGAGCTGAGCGAGCAGACCTTCCACGCGGGCGACTGGGGCGGCCAGCACCCGGGCGCGCTGCTGCTCGCCGCGCCCGGCGCGCGGCGCCACGGGCCCGACACCCTCTACACGCAGGCGCTGGACGTGGTGGGCACCGCGGTGGGCAGCATCGGCGTGCTCTTCCCCGGAGACCACGAGGCCCCGCTCGCCGCCGCGCGCCTCGCGCGCGCCGTGGACACGGTGGCCGAGCAGCTGGACACCGTGCTGTGCCTCGTGCACACCGCGAGCGAGAAGCACCAGCTCATCCTCGAGTGCAACGCGCACCTGGGAAACCCCGTGTTCGAGGCGGGCATGGACCAGGCGGTGCTCGCCCTCAGCCAGCGCGTGAACCTGCCCGGCTTCCTCTTGCTCTACCGCGACGCGGTGCGCCCGGGGCTCCTGCACTACCGCACGTACCGCCGCGGCCACCTCGAGCACGAGAGCGGCGAGCGCCCCTCGCAGGCCCTCGAGCGCGCCATCGCCGCGCGAGGGCCCGAGCTCATCGGGCGCGCGGCGTCCGCGGGCAGCGGCCTGCGCGAGGTGCTGGGCCCGGTGCGCACCACCGAGGCGGTGCTCATCTCGGGCGCGGCGAACGCGAGCTACGACCCCCTGGGCAAGATCGTGGTCTGGAGCGACGAGGGCTTCAGCGCTTACACCCTGGACCTCATCCGCGTGCTGGCCTCCACGCTGAGCCAGCGCCTGCTGGACTACAACCGCGAGCGCATCCACCTCTCGCAGTTCTTCAGCGCGGGCGTCATCGACCAGCTGCTCGCCGACCCCGACTACGCCCAGCTCCTGCGCGCGCAGGACCAGGAGGTGGGCATCCTCTTCGCGGACATCAACGGCTTCACCCGCATGTGCGAGCAGGGCTTCGAGAGCCCCAAGAGCATCGGGCGCTTCGTGGACGAGTGGAGCGCGCGCGCGGTGGACTGCATCTGGGCCCACGGCGGCGTGTTCGACAAGATGGTGGGCGACTGCGTCATCGGGCTCTTCGGCCCGCCCTTCTTCAAGGGCAGCCGGCTCGAGCGCGCGGAGGGCGCGGTGCGCGCGGCGCAGGACATCGCCCGCTATACGGAGACCCTCAGCGCCCGCGAGGAGGTGGCGCGCATCTGCCGCGGCGTGGGGCTGCCGGGGCTCGGCGTGGCCATCGGGGTGAACCTCGCGCACGCGCACTGCGGCCTCTACGGCCCCAACCAGCAGTACACCGCCTTCAGCAGCGGGATGAACCAGACCGCGCGCCTGCAGAGCCTCGGCGGCTTTCGCGAGACGCTGCTGATGGCGAGCGTGAGGGAGGTGCTCGCGGGCTCCGAGGACCCCGCGCTGCGCGCGCTGCGCTTCGGCCCGCTCACCGAGACGCCGGTGAAGAACGTGGCGCAGCCGCTGCGCCACTACCGGCTGCTCTAGGGCTGGGAAACGCTAGCCCTGCAGCGCGCCGCCCACGTAGGGGCGCATGAAGTGGATCCACTTGCGCGAGTCCACCTCCACCTGCCACTCGGTGTTGGGCACCAGGCGCAGGCGCTCCCTCAGGAAGGTCTCCAGGTGATCCGCCGCGGCCACCGGAGTGAGGCCGGGCGCGCGAAAGCCCACCCGCAGCAGCACCTCGAGCGAGGTGGGGGAGACGTCCACGGAGGCGCAGATCCGCAAGGGCCCCACGCGCCGCTGGTAGGCCGCGTCGTCCACCGGGCGCAGGGTCGAGTCCTCCTCGCCCTCGGGCTCCTCGAGCGGTATCCAGTTGTGCGGCGCGAGGACGAAATCGAGCAGGTCCGCGCTGGCCTCTTCGACGGTCGCGTTCTCGTGGACGGAGAGCATCTGCACCTCCTTCACTTCGGGCCGTGTCTCCAGAATGTGCCCACGGCCTCGGGCGGCGCAAGGGGCCCCCCCACCCACCCTGTGCGCGCGCTCGGGGCAGGTGCCCCTAGCGCTCGCGCTTGCCGATGAACAGGGTGTGGCGCGGCCCCTTGGTGGCGCCCGCGCGCGCCGGCGGGCTCGTCACCTGCGCCGCGAAGCCCGCCTGGCCCATGCGCTTGAGGAAGGCCGGGTCCGGCGCCGCGCTCCACACGCCCAGCAGCCCCCCGGGCCGCAGCGCGCCGTACGCCATGGCGAGCCCGGTGAGGCTGTAGAGCCCGAAGTTGTCGTCCTGCGTCAGGGCGCGCGGGCCGTTGTCCACGTCCAGCAGGATGGCGTCGAAGGTGCCCGCGTGGCGGCCCATGAGGCTGCTCACGTCCCCCTCCACCACGGTCACGCGCGGGTCCTCGAGCGGGCGCCCCGCGAGCTCCGCGAGCAGGGTGCGGTTCCACGCCACCACCGCCGGCATCAGCTCCGCCACGGTGACGCGCGCATCGCGCGCGAGGTGCGCGAGCGCCGCGCGCACCGTGTAGCCGAAGCCCAGGCCCCCCACGAGCACGCGCGCCTTGGGGCGCCCCTCCAGGGGCGCGCAGGTGGCGTGCGCGAGCGCCTCCTCGCTGCCGTGCACGCGGCTGCTCATGAGCAGGTGCCCGCCCACGCGCAGCACGTACTCGTCCCCGCGCCGCGCGAGCACCAGCTCGGCTCCTTCCGGGGTGTGGGCCTTCTCCAGCGTCTCCCAGGGCTTCATGGGTTGAGCATCTCGGTGTGCCAGGGGCTACCCACGCCGTCTCGCGCGTAGACGAGGCGCTCGTGCAGGCGGCTCGCGCGCGCGTGCCAGAACTCGATGCGCCGGGGCACCACGCGAAAGCCCGACCAGTGGGGCGGGCGCGGGATGGGCTTGCCCTCGTACTGGCGGGTGAGCGCCTCCACGCGCTGCTCGAGCTCCTCGCGCGACTTGAGCGGCCGGCTCTGGGCGCTCGCCCACGCGCCCACCTGGCTGCCGCGCGGGCGGCTCTGGAAGTACGCGTCCGCCTCCTCGGGGCTCACCGGCTCCACGCCCCCCTCGATGCGCACCTGCCGCTCGAGCGGGGCCCAGTGCAGCACCAGCGCCGCCTTCGGGTGCGCGAGCAGCTCCTCGCCCTTGCGGCTCTCGTAGTTCGTGTAGAAGACGAAGCCGCGCGCGTCGAACTCCTTGAGCAGCACCACGCGCGCCGAGGGCTGTCCGTCCGGGCCCACCGTGGCGACCACCATCGCGTTGGGGTCCACGGGGATGGCCGCCCGGGCCTGGGCGTACAGGGCAGCGAAGCGCTCGAAGGGATCGTGCGGGAGGTCCACGCCGCATAGATAGCAGCCGCCCCCGCCCGTGCCATTCCCAATTGACTTGCGGGGCCCGGGCGCCCAAGGGTGCGCACCCCATGAAGGTCCTCTTCCTCTCCTCCGAGGTCCACCCCTTCTCCAAGACCGGAGGGCTCGCGGACGTGGCGGGCGCGCTGCCGGCGGCGCTGGCTGCCCTCGGCCACGACGTGAAGGTGGTCACCCCGCGCTACCTGGAGGTGCGCGACCCGCGCCTCCAGCCCACCGGGCACGTGCTGCAGCTGCGCTTTCCCTTCGGGCCGCTCGGCGGCCCGCTGCTCTCGGTGAAGCTCTCGGCGCGCCACGAGGTGCTCTTCCTGGACTGCCCCGCGCTCTACGGGCGCCCCGGGCTCTACGGCGACGGGCACAGCGAGTTCGCGGACAACGCGCGCCGCTTCGCCTACCTGTGCGCGGGCGCGCTGCAGGCCGCGCAGCGCGTGGGCTTCGCGCCGGACATCGTGCACCTCAACGACTGGCAGACGGGGCTCGCCGCGGTGGCGCTGCGCACCGGCTTCCGGCAGGGGGCGCTGGCCCGCGCGTGCACCGTGTTCACGGTGCACAACCTCGCCTACCAGGGGCACTTCCCCAAGGGCGTGATGGACGAGCTGGGGCTGCCCTGGAGCCTCTTTCGCGCGGAGGGCGGGCTCGAGTTCTACGACGGCATCAACCTGCTCAAGGCGGGGCTCGTCTTCTCCGACGCGCTCACCACCGTGTCGCCCACGTACGCGAAGGAGATCCAGACCCCCGAGCAGGGCTACGGGCTGGACGGGCTCCTGCGCGAGCGCGCGGAGGACCTGCACGGCATCGTCAACGGCATCGACGTGGGGGAGTGGGACCCGCGCACGGACCCGCACCTGCCCCAGCGCTTCGGCCCCGGAGACCTCGCGGGCAAGGCCGCCTGCAAGCGCGCGCTGCTCGAGCGCTTCGAGCTGCCCGCGCAGGGCGCCGCGGGCGAGGCCCCGCTCTTCGCCACCATCACCCGGCTCGCGCACCAGAAGGGCGTGGACCTGCTGCTCGCGGCGCTGCCGGACCTGCTCGCGCGGGGGGCGCGCTTCGTGGCCCTGGGCAACGGGGACCCGCGCTACGAGGCTGCGCTGCGGGAGCTCGCCCACGCGTGGCCGCGCCAGGTGGGCGTGCACATCGGCTTCGACGTGGCGCTGAGCCACCTCATCGAGGCCGGCGCGGACTTCTTCCTCATGCCCAGCCGCTACGAGCCCTGCGGCCTCAACCAGATGTACTCGCAGGCCTACGCCACGCTGCCCGTGGTGCGCGCCACCGGAGGCCTCGCGGACACGGTGGACGCGGGGCCCGAGGGGACCGGCATCGCCTTCGGCCCCTTCGAGCCCGAGGCGCTGCAGGGCGCGCTCGACCAGGCGCTCGCGCTCTACGCGGACGCGCCCCGCCTCGCGCGCTTTCGCGAGCGCGCGCTCGCCCGCGACTTCTCCTGGGCCGCGAGCGCGCGCCAGTACGAGGCGCTCTACCGCACGCTGCTCGCCGCGCCGTCCGGCGCACGCTAGGCTCGCTGCCCCGTGGCGCAGAGAGACCAGAGCACGCGAGGGCAGGGGAGGCGCGGCGCGGCGCGGGCCACGGCGCTCGCGCTGCTGCTGCTGCTGCTCCCC
This genomic interval from Aggregicoccus sp. 17bor-14 contains the following:
- a CDS encoding HAD family hydrolase produces the protein MSPDSSLPSRAARGIVFDLDGTLVDSLPDIISSFLHGFEALGLPSPGAEQVRALIGEPLEAMYAELAPGEHVAALCAHYREYYPRHFTDHSRPFPGVVEALTTLRERGYLLAVATTKRTDMARRFVEAMGLSPLLHHVQGTDGFAHKPAPDVVLRALAALGTQGLWMVGDTTLDMGAGRAAGLRTYALTWGTHPKELLRTAEPDLLEPDLGALLARLPPLG
- a CDS encoding crotonase/enoyl-CoA hydratase family protein, with product MSVRVEKSGPVTTVILQRPGVRNAVDRATAEALAEAFRAFDADPDARVGVLWGEGGTFCAGADLKAVAGGRMPHLAPEGDGPMGPSRMLLSKPVVAALSGHAVAGGLELALWCDLRVAEEDAVLGVFCRRWGVPLIDGGTVRLPRLIGLSRALDLILTGRPVGAPEALAMGLVNRVVARGEGRSAAEQLARELAAFPQACLRADRLSAYEGEGLALQEALRAEFVRGTEVLQAEAVPGAQRFAQGAGRHGQFDSGAD
- a CDS encoding metallophosphoesterase, with the protein product MRFVHCSDVHITGDYFRSPLRLGWRRWVALLELTAGGRARAFREAPATLAAISGAAEREGAHLVVSGDLTAYALEEEFEGARRALGAPAGDPRRCTVVPGNHDTFTRGSVRSQRFQRHFGHLLHSDLPEHQREGAFPFVRLLGEGEDRVAVVGLCSARLPPMPGLSYGRIGAAQLEGLSALLADPRLEGRAVLVVVHHAPLTRLQRADRAHHGLVDASALLALLQGPRFAVLHGHIHQRYHHPATATRPHLFGAGSSTQAGHQGYWVIETQRGMVLGGKSEAPVH
- the glgA gene encoding glycogen synthase GlgA; translation: MKVLFLSSEVHPFSKTGGLADVAGALPAALAALGHDVKVVTPRYLEVRDPRLQPTGHVLQLRFPFGPLGGPLLSVKLSARHEVLFLDCPALYGRPGLYGDGHSEFADNARRFAYLCAGALQAAQRVGFAPDIVHLNDWQTGLAAVALRTGFRQGALARACTVFTVHNLAYQGHFPKGVMDELGLPWSLFRAEGGLEFYDGINLLKAGLVFSDALTTVSPTYAKEIQTPEQGYGLDGLLRERAEDLHGIVNGIDVGEWDPRTDPHLPQRFGPGDLAGKAACKRALLERFELPAQGAAGEAPLFATITRLAHQKGVDLLLAALPDLLARGARFVALGNGDPRYEAALRELAHAWPRQVGVHIGFDVALSHLIEAGADFFLMPSRYEPCGLNQMYSQAYATLPVVRATGGLADTVDAGPEGTGIAFGPFEPEALQGALDQALALYADAPRLARFRERALARDFSWAASARQYEALYRTLLAAPSGAR
- a CDS encoding adenylate/guanylate cyclase domain-containing protein, which gives rise to MDAEPSAEPSLEELRLLRTLHRTVDDLLEESLKARETLAQTFRRLFPPLLQLLGARAVAVSTRNEELSEQTFHAGDWGGQHPGALLLAAPGARRHGPDTLYTQALDVVGTAVGSIGVLFPGDHEAPLAAARLARAVDTVAEQLDTVLCLVHTASEKHQLILECNAHLGNPVFEAGMDQAVLALSQRVNLPGFLLLYRDAVRPGLLHYRTYRRGHLEHESGERPSQALERAIAARGPELIGRAASAGSGLREVLGPVRTTEAVLISGAANASYDPLGKIVVWSDEGFSAYTLDLIRVLASTLSQRLLDYNRERIHLSQFFSAGVIDQLLADPDYAQLLRAQDQEVGILFADINGFTRMCEQGFESPKSIGRFVDEWSARAVDCIWAHGGVFDKMVGDCVIGLFGPPFFKGSRLERAEGAVRAAQDIARYTETLSAREEVARICRGVGLPGLGVAIGVNLAHAHCGLYGPNQQYTAFSSGMNQTARLQSLGGFRETLLMASVREVLAGSEDPALRALRFGPLTETPVKNVAQPLRHYRLL
- the pdxH gene encoding pyridoxamine 5'-phosphate oxidase, yielding MDLPHDPFERFAALYAQARAAIPVDPNAMVVATVGPDGQPSARVVLLKEFDARGFVFYTNYESRKGEELLAHPKAALVLHWAPLERQVRIEGGVEPVSPEEADAYFQSRPRGSQVGAWASAQSRPLKSREELEQRVEALTRQYEGKPIPRPPHWSGFRVVPRRIEFWHARASRLHERLVYARDGVGSPWHTEMLNP